The genomic interval TGCGGCGACGGCCATGCCAATAGGTCATGAACAGTATGAGATTGCGATTCCTCTTGGGACTCTTCCTGAAGAGCTCAACTGCAGTCCTGCCGATACTGTGGGAATGCTCATAGTAGTGACCGATACCACGACTGATTCACGTGAGACAGGTGGATGGTGGGTGCAGAGTATTGATCCTGCCAACTGGAATGACCCGAGCTTCTATGGCAAACTCCTTCTTTCAGTTGAGGTGGGTGTGGAAGAAAAGCATCCGGCCAGGAAAGCGAGTCCCACCGTCAGCTTCCTCTCTCAGAACGTCCCCAACCCGTTCAGGGACTGCACCACAGTCCGGTTCGGAGTGGCAAGAGACTGCTTTGTGTCGGTTGACGTATTTGATGTAGCCGGACGTCTGGTGAAGAACATCTTTTCCGGGGAAATGAGTCGTGGACTCAATTCCGCAACCTGGGACGGGACCAGCGAAGCGGGCGTTGAGGTATCCTCTGGCACCTATTTCATCAGAATGGCTGGCGGCAGAGAGAACTTTGTCAAGAGAGTGGTAATGGTAAGGTAGCAGGAAACCATGGTCTTCTGAGATTCTTGGTGAACGAAGATTCGAGAAGATATGAAAGGGGAAAAACAGGATGAGAACGATGCGAACACTTGCTGTGGCGACCATGATGGTACTTTTGGTCGCTCCGAATGTGGTCGCCCGCGGAGTGATGGGACCTGACCTTGCGGAAATGGTAAACCTCGCCAAGGAGGACGAGCTCATTCCGGTCAACGTGGTCCTTCGGGAGCAGGCAGACCCGGGCATGCTGGCGAATTTGACCAGGGGGATGGATCGCAAAACTAGAAAGATGGCCGTGGTCTCAGAGCTTAAGAGATTCTCCAGCGAACAGCAGGAAGTTATCCTGTCTTACCTGGAACTGGCCTCAGCCAAAGGACTTGCAGAAAGGGTAACCCCGTTCTGGGTCTTGAATGCGATACATGCAGAGGTTGTGCCTGAGTTGATTGATGACCTGTTGTTCATGGATGAGGTCTGGTATGTAGAAAGCAGTCTTCTCAAGGGCGACCCCTTTCCTGCAATGCACTCGACGCTTACTGCTGCTTCAGACACGGCGTGGGGAGTTCTGAAGATAAATGCTCCAGCCGTCTGGCTTGATGGCTATACCGGAGATGGGATAGTCGTCGGGATAATCGATACAGGTGTGAACTATAATCATGTGGATCTGGCTGATCACATGTGGGCCGACCCCAACTACCCAAATCATGGATGGGACTTCCTTGCCGATGATGACGACCCCATGGATACAGCTGGACATGGCACTCACTGTGCAGGCACAATCGCGGGTGACGGCACTGCAGATACCCTCACCGGTGTTGCGCCTGATGCACAGGTGATGGCCATGCGTGTGAGAACTGTGGCAGATTCGACTGCTGAGAACCAGGTCTGGGCAGCCATGGAGTTTGCTGTCAGTCCTCCGCTTTCCCCGGACAACGGTGCCAATCTCATAAGCATGTCTCTAGGTTGGTTCTATACTTGGGATCCAAGGAGAGCCGCATGGAGAACGGCCTGTACTAATGTAGGTCTGGCTGATGTTCCCATGATTGTCGCAGCGGGCAATGAGAGAGGAATGTTTCCTCCTCCGAACGATCTCCGGTGTCCGGGCGATGTTCCGCCGCCGTGGAGGAACCCTGATCAGATCGAGGGCGGCCTGAGTGCTGTGATAAGTATCGGGGCCACTACCATTGACGATGTCTACGCCTCTTTTTCTTCCCAGGGACCGGTTGCCTGGAACATTGATCCTTTCTACGACTACATATATCCTCCTGGGCTCATAAGTCCAGACGTGTCTGCCCCGGGTGAGGATGTGCTCTCCCTGAGGCACAACAATAACACGGGCTACAGGTACATGAGCGGGACTTCCATGGCCACTCCCCACGTTGCCGGAACAGTCGCCTTGATGCTTCAAAAGAACCTACTGCTCAGCCCTGCAGAAGTAGATGAAATTCTTGAGACGACTGCTCTGGACCTCGGTGATCCCGGGAAAGACAATGATTACGGCGCAGGACGGATTCAGGCATGGGAAGCAGTTGATGCCACCTGGCCGCCTGATAGGCCCAATGTGAGGTATCGAACAATAGTATATGATGATACTGCAGCCGGAAATGGCGACGGCATATTTGATCCTTGGGAGACTGTGGATGCTTTTATCAGTCTAGACAACAATGGTGGACAGGATGCGGAAACTGTGAATGTTGTACTGCGAACGGAAGATACCCTCCTTATCATCGAGGATTCAACTGCTTCATATCCCGATATTCCGATGGGGGAGAATAGAAGGAACGATGCTGATCCTTTCGTTTTCTCAGCTGATCTCTTGACGCCGGAAGGATATATTGCCCAAGTTGTCGCCCACATTACTGCTGCGGGTGGATACGAGTGGGACAGGAGTTTTCAGGTTCAAATTGGGGTGCAACCAGTCCTGTGGGCGGACCATAATATAGGGAATATGGTCTTCACAGTAACCTGCATTGCCGCCTGCGGCCATACTGAGACGGATTCTATCTCTATGGAAGGCACTGGTCTCATCTTCCCCAAAGCTGGCGGCGGCAACCTGCTGAAGATTGGTTCTATATGGATTGGCAATGCCTCTAGCTATGTGGTGAACAGAGACTATTCTGCAGGCAACGCAGACTGGCAGACAGTGGTGCCAGGGGGCTGGTTGAGATTGGGTGCAACTCTTTTCAGTGACCAGGATGGGGAAGCCAGATACGAAGACGCAGGTGCTCCTTCACCCAAGGGGCTGTCTGTAGAGCAGCGCTCATGGGCATGGGCTGATCCCCCGTACGATGACTTCGTGATTATGATGTACAAGCTTACGAATACGGGCGCCGCTAATCTGGGGAACCTCTACGCAGGTCAGTTCATGGACTTTGATATGACAGTGTCCAATCCAGATGACGACCTGGGTGGCAGGGATGTCGACAGGAACTTGATCTATATGTACGATACGAGTGAGCCGGAATATGCGGGCATAAGAGCCCTCGGTGCCATTCCAGTGAAGAATCTGACATTCATAGAAAATGCTCTGTACATAGACCCATGGGGCTACATGCCGGACTCCTACAAGTTCCAGTTGCTTAAGGGAATCATGGGCATCCCTGAAGCCTCAACCGAGAAAAACTGGTCAACTCTCGTTTCTGTTGGGCCTTTTGACCTGGCAGCAGGTGATTCCACTTACGTGGGTTTTGCCATTGTTTGCGGCGAAGACTACAACGACCTCTTGACAAACTCAGACGAGGCAGACAGCATCTTCCGTGAGAAGACAGGGATTCTTGAGGAAATGACGCCAGTAAGTCCGCCCACAGCCCTTTCACTCTTTCAGAACGTCCCGAATCCTTTTCACACTCATACTTCCATTCGATTTGTGATGACCAGGAAAGGTGAGCTGTCGCTGAAGGTGTTCGACATCTCTGGTAGAGTTGTGGCGTCTCTTTACGAGGGTAGTGCAAGCGAAGGTGCACATGTAGCCCGCTGGGACGGCAGAACGGATGAGGGTGGGCCGCTTCCTTCCGGCGTATACTTCTACAGTCTGTCCACCGCCGAAAGGACGATAACAAAGAAGTTGGTGGTTCTCCGTTAGCGTTTTTCATGCCACTTGCAGACATAGGGGCGTAGGCAAGGTGCCTGCGCCTCTTTTTGTGCAAGGTGCCTACGCCGAACCACTGACTATCATCTTCTTCTTTGCTGAAGATTTGGTGTCTGTGGTATCTGTTGACATGTGAGTTTGGGTGTGGTAATAGACTTTGACATTACAGCAGGCGTCTGGAGAGTCATTTGTACAGAGACAGGGTGAGGATAACTGTTGTAGGGGGGAGAGGTGGAGACGGGTGCGTAAGCTTCAGAAGGGAGAAGTACATCCCAAAAGGCGGTCCAGATGGGGGAGACGGTGGCAGGGGTGGCGACGTGATAGTGACAGTCGATACCTCATCGGATGATCTATCTCACATAAGACCTGGTGGTAGCACCGTCCGAGCAGAGAACGGCAAGCCTGGAGGCGCTGGCAACAAGCATGGAAGAGATGGTGAACCACTGAAACTGGCCGTTCCTGAGGGCACACACGTTTACAATGACGAGAGCGATAAGCTCATAGCCCAGATGGGTGAACAAGAAAAAGAAGTGCTAGTGGCAAGGGGAGGAAGAGGGGGCAGGGGTAACCTTCATTTTACTACCTCGACTGATAGGACTCCAAGAAAAAGGGAAAAGGGGACCCAGGGGAGGCGCGTCAGACTGAGGCTTGAATATCTGCCGGCAGTCGATGTTTGCATAATAGGGCTTCCAAATGCAGGTAAATCAACTCTTCTGTCTCGCCTATCCTCTGCCAAGCCCAAAATCGCAGAGTATCCTTTCACCACCAGGCTCCCAGCTCTGGGGACATTCATAGACGAAGAGAGCCGCAAGGTGACAGTGATGGAATTGCCCGCTATTGTCGAGGATTCTCACGGGGGAAAAGGGTTCGGGCAAAGATGGATGGGTCACATGAGAAGAGCAAGACTTCTCCTCTTTCTGATTGATATCTCGAGTAAGAAGTACAGGGATGCCTATGATTTGCTGATTGGAGAGGTTTCGTCATTCGATCAAGTGCTTCTCAACAAGCTACAGGTTCTGGTCATTAATAAAACTGATCTTCTCAAAGAGGAACCTCAATTACCCGAGATTCAAAACAAGAAGGTGGCTGCGGTCCAGACAGTATCACTCAAAACCGGTGAAGGAGTCAGTGACTTGAAGACCACTATAACCAGGCTTCTTGCGAAGAACGAAGTACAGAGTACAGAGGACGAGGTGCAATCCACGCCCTGTCATTGCGAGGAGCCCGAAGGCGACGAAGCAATCTAAATGAGAAGGACCAGAGATGCGGGACGAGGTGGAGAAGCGTCAGCGACGAAGCAATCTGGCACAAGCAGATCCTTCGACTCTGTCCTTCGGACTTCGCTCAGGACGAAATATGCCTCACGCCCTCTCCGATGGCGTGGCCCTATTTCGTTTTCGATTTTCGTGAGGTGGGAAGGTGAAGGAGGTTGAGTACTGGGTAGGTCTCT from candidate division TA06 bacterium carries:
- a CDS encoding T9SS type A sorting domain-containing protein; protein product: MRTMRTLAVATMMVLLVAPNVVARGVMGPDLAEMVNLAKEDELIPVNVVLREQADPGMLANLTRGMDRKTRKMAVVSELKRFSSEQQEVILSYLELASAKGLAERVTPFWVLNAIHAEVVPELIDDLLFMDEVWYVESSLLKGDPFPAMHSTLTAASDTAWGVLKINAPAVWLDGYTGDGIVVGIIDTGVNYNHVDLADHMWADPNYPNHGWDFLADDDDPMDTAGHGTHCAGTIAGDGTADTLTGVAPDAQVMAMRVRTVADSTAENQVWAAMEFAVSPPLSPDNGANLISMSLGWFYTWDPRRAAWRTACTNVGLADVPMIVAAGNERGMFPPPNDLRCPGDVPPPWRNPDQIEGGLSAVISIGATTIDDVYASFSSQGPVAWNIDPFYDYIYPPGLISPDVSAPGEDVLSLRHNNNTGYRYMSGTSMATPHVAGTVALMLQKNLLLSPAEVDEILETTALDLGDPGKDNDYGAGRIQAWEAVDATWPPDRPNVRYRTIVYDDTAAGNGDGIFDPWETVDAFISLDNNGGQDAETVNVVLRTEDTLLIIEDSTASYPDIPMGENRRNDADPFVFSADLLTPEGYIAQVVAHITAAGGYEWDRSFQVQIGVQPVLWADHNIGNMVFTVTCIAACGHTETDSISMEGTGLIFPKAGGGNLLKIGSIWIGNASSYVVNRDYSAGNADWQTVVPGGWLRLGATLFSDQDGEARYEDAGAPSPKGLSVEQRSWAWADPPYDDFVIMMYKLTNTGAANLGNLYAGQFMDFDMTVSNPDDDLGGRDVDRNLIYMYDTSEPEYAGIRALGAIPVKNLTFIENALYIDPWGYMPDSYKFQLLKGIMGIPEASTEKNWSTLVSVGPFDLAAGDSTYVGFAIVCGEDYNDLLTNSDEADSIFREKTGILEEMTPVSPPTALSLFQNVPNPFHTHTSIRFVMTRKGELSLKVFDISGRVVASLYEGSASEGAHVARWDGRTDEGGPLPSGVYFYSLSTAERTITKKLVVLR
- the obgE gene encoding GTPase ObgE produces the protein MESHLYRDRVRITVVGGRGGDGCVSFRREKYIPKGGPDGGDGGRGGDVIVTVDTSSDDLSHIRPGGSTVRAENGKPGGAGNKHGRDGEPLKLAVPEGTHVYNDESDKLIAQMGEQEKEVLVARGGRGGRGNLHFTTSTDRTPRKREKGTQGRRVRLRLEYLPAVDVCIIGLPNAGKSTLLSRLSSAKPKIAEYPFTTRLPALGTFIDEESRKVTVMELPAIVEDSHGGKGFGQRWMGHMRRARLLLFLIDISSKKYRDAYDLLIGEVSSFDQVLLNKLQVLVINKTDLLKEEPQLPEIQNKKVAAVQTVSLKTGEGVSDLKTTITRLLAKNEVQSTEDEVQSTPCHCEEPEGDEAI